One Natronomonas moolapensis 8.8.11 genomic region harbors:
- a CDS encoding 30S ribosomal protein S6e has translation MADFQVIVGDDDGTTYSFEVDGQDANRFIGRSIGETVDGDAVGLSGYEVEITGGSDQSGRPMHGEVSGAETTTLLSTGGVGFEPTVDGERKRITVRGAEVSEETRQINAKVASRGDESVEELLGDDEDE, from the coding sequence ATGGCAGACTTTCAGGTCATCGTCGGCGACGACGACGGGACCACCTACTCGTTCGAGGTGGACGGACAGGACGCGAACCGATTCATCGGGCGCTCGATCGGCGAGACGGTCGACGGCGATGCCGTCGGCCTCTCCGGCTACGAGGTCGAGATCACCGGCGGCTCCGACCAGTCCGGCCGGCCGATGCACGGCGAGGTCTCGGGGGCCGAAACGACGACGCTCCTCTCGACCGGCGGCGTCGGCTTCGAGCCGACTGTCGACGGCGAGCGAAAGCGCATCACCGTCCGCGGGGCGGAAGTCTCCGAAGAGACGCGCCAAATCAACGCGAAGGTCGCGAGCCGAGGCGACGAGTCGGTCGAGGAACTGCTCGGCGACGACGAGGACGAGTAA
- a CDS encoding molybdopterin molybdotransferase MoeA: MADLSDAGFKERTRVSAAREALLDVPPVERTERVPLSVADGRTVAEPIDAVMNVPHYPRAAMDGWAVRAEDTFEASDRSPAVVEPDDSAGPNRAVRVHTGSELPEGADAVVMIEETERVGDELELFDAVAEGENVGPVGEDVETGQRLYEPGHTLRPSDLGLLKGTGVDTVEVFDHPEVAVVPTGEELVQSDPDPGEIIETNRFSISRLAERWGADVTRRDIVTDDREALRAAVQRDLVRDVVVTTGGSSVGERDLVPEVVRDLGEVFVHGVALKPGHPVALGRVEGTTVVMLPGYPVACIVNAVQFLRPLIDHLGGVTPEPLPSREATLTRKIRSEPGIRTFVRVTLEDGESGLEATPTRASGSGVLSSVALADGWVVVEESREGLAAGETVAVENWEYNG; the protein is encoded by the coding sequence ATGGCTGATCTCAGCGACGCGGGGTTCAAAGAGCGGACCCGGGTCTCGGCGGCGCGGGAGGCGCTCCTCGACGTCCCGCCAGTCGAGCGCACGGAACGAGTTCCGCTGTCGGTCGCCGACGGGCGGACCGTCGCGGAGCCGATCGACGCGGTGATGAACGTGCCCCACTACCCGCGGGCGGCGATGGACGGGTGGGCCGTCCGGGCCGAGGACACCTTCGAGGCGTCGGATCGCTCGCCGGCGGTCGTCGAGCCCGACGACTCCGCCGGACCGAACCGGGCCGTCCGCGTCCACACCGGCAGCGAACTCCCCGAGGGCGCTGACGCGGTCGTGATGATAGAGGAGACCGAACGCGTCGGCGACGAACTGGAGCTGTTCGACGCCGTCGCGGAGGGCGAAAACGTCGGCCCTGTCGGCGAGGACGTCGAGACCGGCCAGCGGCTCTACGAGCCGGGACACACGCTTCGACCGTCGGATCTCGGACTCCTGAAGGGGACCGGCGTCGACACCGTCGAGGTGTTCGACCACCCCGAGGTAGCCGTCGTCCCGACGGGCGAGGAGTTAGTCCAGTCCGACCCCGATCCCGGCGAGATCATCGAGACCAACCGATTTAGCATCTCACGGCTCGCCGAACGCTGGGGGGCGGACGTCACGCGCCGGGACATCGTCACCGATGACCGCGAGGCGCTCCGGGCGGCCGTCCAGCGCGACCTTGTCCGCGACGTCGTCGTCACCACCGGCGGCTCCTCGGTCGGCGAGCGCGATCTCGTCCCCGAGGTCGTCCGGGACCTCGGCGAGGTGTTCGTCCACGGCGTCGCGTTGAAGCCCGGCCACCCGGTCGCCTTGGGACGCGTCGAGGGAACGACCGTCGTCATGCTCCCCGGCTACCCCGTCGCGTGCATCGTCAACGCCGTCCAGTTCCTCCGGCCGCTGATCGATCACCTCGGCGGCGTCACGCCGGAACCGCTGCCGTCGCGGGAGGCGACGCTGACCCGCAAGATACGGAGCGAACCCGGGATCCGGACGTTCGTCCGGGTGACGCTCGAGGACGGCGAATCGGGGCTGGAAGCGACGCCGACGCGCGCCAGCGGCTCCGGTGTCCTCTCGAGTGTCGCCCTGGCCGACGGCTGGGTCGTCGTCGAGGAGAGTCGCGAGGGACTCGCTGCGGGCGAGACTGTCGCCGTCGAGAACTGGGAGTACAATGGATAG
- a CDS encoding molybdopterin biosynthesis protein, producing MDRKQFRDLADPEVARETIASLDLAPESETVPLREARGRVLAGRVDADLDVPGFDRASVDGYALRAADTFGADEADPVAFRLVGEVHAGSEPDVEVGAGECAEISTGAVLPPGADAVVMVERTDPGDADEVLVRTSLAPGDRVMFAGADIAAGERALGPGTVVTAREVGLLSAIGVDEVPVRGVPTVGIVSTGDELVRPGDPLDSDTGQIYDVNSYTTATAVEEAGGEAKLYPHAGDDYDAMESALRTAAEECDLVLSSGSTSASAVDVIYRVVEETGELLLHGVAVKPGKPMLVGELAGSAYIGLPGYPVSALTIFRAFVAPAIRRAAGRPEPETATIEGRMAVRERYSEGRHRYMPAGLVTDGDGETLVYPVDKGSGATTSLVEADGIVSVPPDVEYLDSGESVEVALFSGDVRPPTLFGAGEDDPALSRLLDRVDRPRYLAVGSRQGRRRLRDGVTDVAVTTGDAAPGGVEFGGWTREWGLVVPAGNPAGVEGLPDLVDDDLRFINRTTDSGLRSTFDEAIEGLADERGDERRDLTDAIDGFELAVRAHESPARKVLAGEADAGLGLRATAETLGMGFVPCGTERVTVVADPERVEKPGVRRLRAAIDDGGTVFEELAGYRG from the coding sequence ATGGATAGAAAGCAGTTCCGGGATCTCGCCGATCCCGAGGTGGCCCGCGAGACGATCGCCTCGCTCGATCTCGCGCCCGAATCCGAGACGGTCCCGCTCCGTGAGGCCCGAGGCCGCGTCCTCGCCGGACGGGTCGACGCGGACCTCGACGTCCCGGGCTTCGACCGCGCGAGCGTCGACGGCTACGCCCTCCGGGCCGCCGACACGTTCGGTGCGGACGAGGCCGACCCCGTCGCGTTTCGCCTCGTCGGCGAGGTCCACGCGGGATCGGAACCCGACGTCGAGGTCGGGGCGGGCGAGTGTGCGGAGATATCGACGGGGGCCGTCCTCCCGCCGGGCGCGGACGCGGTCGTGATGGTCGAGCGGACCGACCCCGGCGACGCCGACGAGGTCCTCGTCCGGACGTCGCTCGCCCCCGGCGATCGCGTCATGTTCGCCGGGGCGGACATCGCGGCGGGCGAGCGCGCGCTGGGTCCCGGCACCGTCGTGACGGCGCGGGAGGTCGGCCTGCTGTCGGCCATCGGCGTCGACGAGGTTCCGGTCCGTGGCGTGCCGACGGTCGGGATCGTCTCGACGGGCGACGAACTCGTCCGCCCGGGCGACCCCCTCGATAGCGACACCGGCCAGATCTACGACGTCAACAGCTACACGACCGCGACGGCGGTCGAGGAGGCCGGCGGCGAGGCGAAGCTGTACCCCCACGCCGGCGACGACTACGACGCGATGGAGTCGGCGCTCCGGACCGCCGCCGAGGAGTGCGATCTCGTCCTCTCGTCGGGGTCGACCTCGGCCTCGGCGGTCGACGTCATCTACCGCGTCGTCGAGGAGACCGGGGAACTCCTGTTGCACGGCGTCGCGGTCAAACCCGGCAAACCGATGCTCGTCGGCGAGTTGGCGGGCAGCGCCTACATCGGCTTACCGGGGTATCCGGTCTCCGCGCTGACGATCTTCCGGGCGTTCGTCGCCCCGGCGATCCGCCGCGCCGCGGGCCGTCCAGAGCCCGAGACGGCGACGATCGAGGGGCGAATGGCGGTCCGAGAGCGCTACAGCGAGGGGCGACACCGATACATGCCCGCGGGATTGGTCACCGATGGCGACGGCGAGACGCTCGTCTACCCGGTCGACAAGGGCAGCGGCGCGACGACGAGTCTCGTCGAGGCCGACGGCATCGTCTCGGTGCCACCGGACGTCGAGTACCTCGACTCGGGCGAGTCGGTCGAAGTCGCGCTGTTCTCTGGCGACGTGCGCCCGCCGACGCTGTTCGGCGCGGGCGAGGACGACCCGGCGCTGTCGCGGCTGCTCGACCGCGTCGACCGCCCCCGGTATCTGGCGGTCGGGAGCCGACAGGGCCGGCGCAGGCTCCGCGACGGCGTCACCGACGTCGCTGTCACCACCGGCGACGCGGCGCCGGGCGGCGTCGAGTTCGGCGGGTGGACCCGCGAGTGGGGCCTCGTCGTCCCGGCCGGGAACCCGGCGGGCGTCGAGGGGCTACCGGACCTGGTCGACGATGACCTCCGATTTATAAACCGGACGACCGACTCGGGGCTCCGATCGACGTTCGACGAGGCTATCGAAGGCCTCGCCGACGAGCGCGGCGACGAACGACGCGACCTGACCGACGCCATCGACGGCTTCGAACTCGCGGTCCGAGCCCACGAGTCGCCAGCGAGGAAGGTCCTCGCGGGCGAGGCGGACGCCGGTCTCGGGCTTCGGGCCACGGCCGAGACGCTCGGCATGGGGTTCGTCCCCTGCGGCACCGAGCGCGTGACCGTGGTCGCAGACCCCGAACGGGTCGAAAAACCCGGCGTCCGTCGGCTCCGGGCCGCAATCGACGACGGGGGCACCGTCTTCGAGGAACTCGCCGGCTACCGGGGCTGA
- a CDS encoding outer membrane protein assembly factor BamB family protein, translating to MTLATGGAGALAGCLGDGSEEPTREAPLDPAVGGAPTFQYDRRNTGDADAAGSVDAEPAERFRVRTDGPVYASPAVVEGVVYVGGGRRVDAVDATDGVRLWSAEVRGAVRSAPAVVDGTVYVGTRGDRLYALDADDGGERWHFDANGPVDAAPVVSEGVVYAATRATEGRVYAIDADTGAERWRFGTAYRVISSPAILDEVVYVGGWDSAVYAIDAGDGTERWRVGTEQPVLSSPAAADGTIYIGGNDETVYALDAIDGGERWASETNGIATTPGVVDGVVYVGTETDAGRVYALDADDGSERWRVDAGTAITTPPSVADSVCVGRRDGSVVAYRRDDGTERWRIGTDGEVRATPTLAGDAVYVGSTDGSLYAFD from the coding sequence TTGACGCTGGCAACCGGCGGCGCGGGCGCCCTCGCGGGCTGTCTCGGTGACGGCTCCGAGGAACCCACCCGCGAGGCGCCGCTCGATCCCGCCGTCGGCGGGGCCCCGACGTTTCAGTACGACCGACGGAACACCGGCGACGCCGACGCCGCCGGTTCGGTCGACGCCGAGCCCGCGGAACGATTCCGCGTCCGGACGGACGGTCCCGTCTATGCCTCGCCGGCGGTCGTCGAGGGGGTGGTCTACGTCGGCGGCGGCCGGCGGGTCGACGCTGTCGACGCAACCGACGGGGTGCGGCTGTGGTCGGCCGAGGTGCGCGGTGCCGTCCGCTCGGCGCCCGCGGTGGTCGACGGGACCGTCTACGTCGGCACGAGGGGCGACCGCCTGTACGCCCTCGACGCCGACGACGGTGGCGAACGGTGGCACTTCGACGCGAACGGCCCGGTCGACGCTGCCCCCGTCGTCTCCGAGGGCGTCGTGTACGCCGCTACCCGCGCGACCGAGGGCCGCGTGTACGCGATCGACGCCGACACCGGAGCCGAGCGCTGGCGATTCGGGACGGCGTACCGAGTCATCTCGTCGCCGGCGATCCTCGACGAGGTCGTCTACGTCGGCGGGTGGGACTCGGCGGTGTACGCGATCGACGCCGGCGACGGCACCGAGCGCTGGCGGGTCGGGACGGAACAGCCGGTACTGTCCTCGCCGGCGGCAGCCGACGGCACCATTTATATAGGGGGAAATGACGAGACGGTGTACGCCCTCGACGCCATCGACGGGGGTGAACGGTGGGCGTCCGAAACCAACGGCATCGCGACGACCCCGGGAGTCGTCGACGGGGTCGTCTACGTCGGCACCGAGACCGACGCGGGGCGCGTGTACGCACTCGACGCCGACGACGGCAGCGAGCGCTGGCGGGTCGACGCCGGAACGGCGATCACGACGCCGCCGTCGGTCGCCGACAGCGTTTGCGTCGGCCGGCGCGACGGGAGCGTCGTGGCCTACCGTCGGGACGACGGCACGGAGCGGTGGCGGATCGGAACGGACGGGGAGGTGCGGGCGACACCGACACTGGCCGGCGACGCGGTGTACGTCGGCAGCACCGACGGCAGCCTGTACGCCTTCGATTAG
- a CDS encoding DUF5807 family protein, translating into MSDADAPDRHEAFLSGERPDDVLIYLHEAGVGSIERLADIGVRVDDGVVLVLPGEEGQAAFERATGLDAMDFAGTAMDTDGDIESDCTGGTCPDSEESGEHYATFVFAFVEERNEAVGGIYAEGDVRHGYAACACGTTYSEKSVLDGE; encoded by the coding sequence GTGAGCGACGCCGACGCGCCGGACCGACACGAGGCGTTCCTCTCGGGGGAGCGTCCCGACGACGTCCTGATTTACCTCCACGAGGCGGGCGTCGGATCGATCGAGCGGCTGGCCGACATCGGGGTTCGCGTCGACGACGGGGTCGTGTTGGTGCTGCCGGGCGAGGAGGGACAGGCGGCGTTCGAGCGCGCGACCGGCCTCGACGCGATGGACTTCGCCGGGACGGCGATGGACACCGATGGCGACATCGAGAGCGACTGCACCGGCGGTACCTGCCCGGACTCCGAAGAGTCGGGCGAACACTACGCCACGTTCGTCTTCGCGTTCGTCGAGGAGCGAAACGAGGCCGTCGGCGGGATCTACGCCGAGGGCGACGTCCGACACGGATACGCGGCCTGCGCCTGCGGAACGACGTACTCCGAGAAATCGGTTCTCGACGGCGAGTGA
- a CDS encoding SRPBCC family protein, translating to MDRVEVSTVVYLPAEDVYEFLLAFRRYADYSEYLESVRQFGDGGAGTEYALRFEWWKLHYTARSAVTEVDPPRRIEWRILTDLDASGRWLIDPIEDADGSTQRAGEPIRGEDGSAPKTEVTFVAEYAPGSASDGIVDLPRFVSLGWVIEKIKPKIREEAERIVRRVVADLEGETRDVALRIETS from the coding sequence GTGGACCGAGTCGAAGTCAGCACGGTCGTCTATTTGCCGGCCGAGGACGTCTACGAGTTTCTCCTCGCGTTCCGGCGGTACGCGGACTACTCCGAGTACCTCGAATCGGTCCGGCAGTTCGGCGACGGAGGAGCTGGAACCGAGTACGCGCTGCGGTTCGAGTGGTGGAAGCTCCACTACACCGCTCGATCGGCGGTGACCGAGGTCGACCCACCCCGACGGATCGAGTGGCGGATCCTCACGGACCTCGACGCCTCGGGCCGGTGGCTGATCGATCCGATCGAGGACGCCGACGGGTCAACACAGCGGGCTGGCGAGCCGATCCGGGGCGAGGACGGGTCGGCCCCCAAAACCGAGGTGACGTTCGTCGCGGAGTACGCTCCCGGGTCGGCCAGCGACGGGATCGTCGACCTCCCGCGGTTCGTCTCGCTGGGCTGGGTCATCGAAAAAATCAAACCGAAAATCCGCGAGGAGGCAGAGCGGATCGTCCGCCGCGTCGTCGCCGACCTGGAGGGCGAGACGCGCGACGTGGCGTTGCGGATCGAAACGTCCTGA
- a CDS encoding 30S ribosomal protein S13: MSTEEPDADEDGEDIQYFVRIGQTDLDGTKSVERALTDMNGVGRRAARIIADKADVDRRDVIGALDESKIDGIVDLVQGYADEVPEWLTNHQRDFFSGETTHEVGNDLDMSRRQDINRMKMVDTYRGVRHKRGQKVRGQRTKSTGRTEGTIGVNVEAIKEEQAEEAAAEDE, from the coding sequence ATGAGCACGGAAGAACCAGACGCGGACGAAGACGGCGAAGACATCCAGTACTTCGTCCGAATCGGCCAGACCGACCTCGACGGGACGAAGAGCGTCGAGCGGGCGTTGACCGACATGAACGGCGTCGGTCGCCGCGCCGCTCGCATCATCGCCGACAAAGCTGACGTCGATCGCCGTGACGTGATCGGCGCACTGGACGAGAGCAAAATCGACGGAATCGTCGATCTCGTCCAGGGGTACGCCGACGAGGTCCCCGAGTGGCTCACCAACCACCAGCGGGACTTCTTTAGCGGCGAGACCACCCACGAGGTCGGCAACGACCTCGATATGAGCCGCCGGCAGGACATCAACCGAATGAAGATGGTCGACACCTACCGCGGCGTCCGACACAAACGCGGCCAGAAGGTCCGCGGCCAGCGGACGAAGTCCACCGGCCGAACGGAGGGAACGATCGGCGTCAACGTCGAGGCGATCAAAGAAGAACAGGCCGAGGAAGCGGCCGCTGAGGACGAATAA
- a CDS encoding Mrp/NBP35 family ATP-binding protein: MEKHEILDRLSGIEDPTLEDDIVSLGLVNDVRIGSDTISIDLALGAPYSPSETSLAGDVRDALADVDRDVDLSATIDTGLETGEQILPDVENIVAVASGKGGVGKSTVAVNLAAGLSEMGARVGLFDADIYGPNVPRMVESDAQPKATREETIVPPEKYGMKLMSMDFLVGEDDPVIWRGPMVHKVLTQLWEDVEWGALDYMVVDLPPGTGDTQLTLLQSVPVSGAVIVTTPQQVALDDARKGLRMFGEHDTPVLGIVENMSGFVCPDCGGEHDIFGSGGGETFAADVDMPFLGSLPLDPAVREGGDSGRPIVLDGGDTANAFQQFARKAADMQGIVRRREVVDRNETQSRSRADGGRNR; the protein is encoded by the coding sequence ATGGAAAAACACGAGATTCTCGACCGCCTCTCGGGGATTGAGGACCCCACCCTCGAGGACGACATCGTCTCGTTGGGGTTGGTCAACGACGTCCGGATCGGTTCGGACACGATCTCGATCGACCTGGCGCTCGGTGCTCCGTACTCGCCGAGTGAAACCTCGCTCGCGGGGGACGTCAGGGATGCGCTCGCCGACGTCGACCGCGATGTCGACCTCTCGGCGACCATCGACACGGGCCTCGAGACGGGCGAGCAGATCCTGCCCGACGTCGAGAACATCGTCGCAGTCGCCTCGGGAAAGGGTGGCGTCGGGAAGTCGACGGTCGCGGTGAACCTCGCCGCGGGGCTCTCCGAGATGGGTGCCCGTGTCGGGCTGTTCGACGCCGACATCTACGGGCCGAACGTGCCGCGAATGGTCGAGTCGGACGCCCAACCGAAGGCGACCCGCGAGGAGACGATCGTCCCGCCGGAAAAGTACGGAATGAAACTCATGAGCATGGACTTCCTCGTCGGCGAGGACGACCCCGTGATCTGGCGGGGGCCGATGGTCCACAAGGTGTTAACCCAACTGTGGGAGGACGTCGAGTGGGGCGCGCTCGACTACATGGTCGTGGACCTGCCGCCCGGCACCGGGGACACACAGCTGACGCTTCTGCAGTCGGTTCCCGTCTCCGGGGCGGTGATCGTGACGACGCCCCAGCAGGTCGCCCTCGACGACGCGCGAAAGGGACTCCGGATGTTCGGCGAGCACGACACGCCGGTGTTGGGGATCGTCGAGAATATGTCCGGGTTCGTCTGTCCGGACTGCGGCGGCGAGCACGACATCTTCGGCAGCGGCGGCGGCGAGACGTTCGCTGCCGACGTCGATATGCCGTTTCTGGGCAGCCTGCCGCTTGACCCTGCGGTCCGGGAGGGCGGCGACAGTGGTCGCCCGATCGTTCTCGACGGGGGCGACACCGCCAACGCATTTCAGCAGTTTGCCCGGAAGGCGGCGGACATGCAGGGGATCGTCCGGCGGCGTGAGGTCGTCGACCGAAACGAGACACAGAGCCGGAGCCGCGCTGACGGCGGCCGGAACCGGTAG
- the coaBC gene encoding bifunctional phosphopantothenoylcysteine decarboxylase/phosphopantothenate--cysteine ligase CoaBC, producing MLAGTNVALGVSGSIAAVKTIELAHELRRHGAEVRAVMTDAARGIVHPWSVEFATENPVVTEITGSVEHVELCGYDGWADVLVLAPATANTIGKVAGAIDDTPVTTAATTALGAGLPTVVAPAMHEPMYDHPGVLESIERLESWGVEFVDPRLEEGKAKVASEEAIVLDVARAAGETPLAGEHVVVTSGATSESIDPVRVVTNRASGRTGRAVAKACYARGADVTLVHDGPDVSYADTLAAESAAEMLDAVRSVADGADALVSAAAISDYTIETAPEKLRSGETLTLEFEPTPKLIDSIRAEHPELPIVGFKLETTGEDEAMIDAARESLERAGLAFVVANDASVMGSETTRVLFVSEDDVTVHEGEKAAIGGRIADALGDALA from the coding sequence ATGCTCGCGGGCACGAACGTCGCCTTGGGCGTGTCGGGGTCCATCGCGGCAGTCAAGACGATCGAGCTGGCCCACGAACTCCGGCGACACGGCGCCGAGGTCCGGGCCGTGATGACCGACGCGGCGCGGGGAATCGTCCACCCGTGGTCCGTGGAGTTCGCGACGGAGAATCCGGTCGTCACCGAGATCACTGGATCGGTCGAACACGTCGAGTTGTGCGGCTACGACGGGTGGGCCGACGTGTTGGTGCTCGCGCCCGCGACCGCGAACACGATCGGCAAGGTCGCGGGCGCGATCGACGACACTCCCGTCACGACGGCGGCGACGACGGCGCTCGGGGCGGGCCTCCCGACCGTCGTCGCGCCGGCGATGCACGAGCCGATGTACGACCATCCCGGGGTTCTCGAGTCGATCGAACGCCTCGAGTCGTGGGGCGTCGAGTTCGTCGACCCGCGCCTCGAGGAGGGAAAAGCAAAGGTCGCGAGCGAAGAGGCGATCGTCCTCGATGTCGCGCGGGCGGCGGGCGAGACTCCGCTGGCCGGCGAACACGTCGTCGTCACGAGCGGGGCGACGAGCGAGTCGATCGATCCCGTCCGGGTGGTCACGAACCGTGCCTCCGGACGGACCGGGCGGGCGGTAGCGAAGGCCTGCTACGCCCGCGGCGCGGACGTGACGCTCGTGCATGACGGTCCCGACGTGTCGTACGCCGACACCCTCGCCGCCGAGAGCGCGGCGGAGATGCTCGACGCCGTCCGGTCGGTGGCCGACGGGGCGGACGCGCTCGTCTCGGCGGCCGCGATCAGTGACTACACGATCGAGACCGCCCCCGAGAAGCTCCGCTCGGGGGAGACGTTGACTCTCGAGTTCGAGCCGACACCGAAGCTTATCGACTCGATCCGCGCCGAACACCCCGAGTTGCCGATCGTCGGGTTCAAACTCGAGACGACGGGCGAGGACGAAGCGATGATCGATGCGGCCCGGGAGTCGCTCGAACGCGCCGGTCTCGCCTTCGTCGTCGCCAACGACGCGAGCGTTATGGGGTCGGAGACGACGCGGGTGCTTTTCGTCTCCGAGGACGACGTGACCGTCCACGAGGGCGAGAAAGCCGCGATCGGCGGGCGGATTGCCGACGCGCTCGGGGACGCGCTGGCGTAA
- a CDS encoding Hsp20/alpha crystallin family protein, translating into MQLREALGDLPETVFADLLEDDNAYLLVVDLPGATVDTVDVTIEGGRLTIEARREKSVPRQFRYLSEERALFLDAELPLPPDATGADAEGSIERGVLTLTLPKSDADGGQRIPIS; encoded by the coding sequence ATGCAATTGCGCGAGGCGCTCGGTGACCTTCCGGAAACGGTGTTCGCCGATCTGCTGGAGGACGACAACGCGTATCTCCTCGTCGTCGACCTGCCGGGGGCGACCGTGGACACGGTCGACGTGACGATCGAGGGGGGGCGGTTGACGATCGAGGCTCGGCGCGAAAAGTCCGTCCCGCGGCAGTTCCGGTACCTCTCCGAGGAGCGGGCGCTGTTTCTCGACGCCGAGTTGCCGCTGCCGCCGGACGCCACCGGCGCCGACGCCGAGGGATCGATCGAGCGGGGCGTGTTGACGCTCACGCTCCCCAAGTCCGACGCCGACGGCGGCCAGCGGATTCCCATCTCGTGA
- a CDS encoding 30S ribosomal protein S4, whose protein sequence is MALGNNTKFYETPNHPFQGERIAAEGDLVSRYGLANKEELWRAQSELRDYRREARRLIGEAQGDTESAAEAGSEFLARLKRIGVLDEGDSLDDVLSLDETDILERRLQTVAYRKGLGNTPKQARQFIAHGHVTVDGARISAPSTKVDVGEEDLLEFDETSPLADDLHPERAEGQ, encoded by the coding sequence ATGGCACTCGGAAACAACACCAAGTTCTACGAAACGCCGAATCACCCCTTCCAGGGCGAGCGGATCGCCGCGGAAGGCGATCTCGTCTCCCGATACGGCCTGGCGAACAAAGAAGAGCTGTGGCGGGCCCAATCGGAGCTCCGCGACTACCGCCGCGAGGCTCGACGCCTCATCGGCGAGGCTCAAGGCGACACCGAGTCGGCCGCCGAGGCCGGCAGCGAGTTCCTTGCCAGGTTGAAACGGATCGGCGTCCTCGACGAGGGCGACAGCCTCGACGACGTCCTCTCGCTCGACGAGACGGACATTCTCGAGCGCCGCCTCCAGACGGTCGCCTACCGGAAGGGCCTCGGCAACACGCCGAAGCAGGCCCGGCAGTTCATCGCTCACGGCCACGTCACCGTCGACGGCGCCCGCATTAGCGCCCCGTCGACGAAGGTCGACGTCGGCGAGGAGGACCTACTCGAGTTCGACGAGACGAGCCCGCTCGCGGACGATCTCCACCCCGAACGGGCGGAGGGACAATAA